In Syngnathus acus chromosome 5, fSynAcu1.2, whole genome shotgun sequence, a genomic segment contains:
- the gli1 gene encoding zinc finger protein GLI1 isoform X2: protein MPVDMQPHQGLYHYDTSPGQPSRGLLPSDQSPYSDVPSLRGPLINSPPQDCRAMYNPMTPGMGHGPGPGSAQSIGHCLDQYMRPPQAPPPLSMMSHRSMASTEGNSAPYCNQNNMMSSHHNFCQSASDQIGSGDGSRFSTPRSMLKLSKKRALSISPLSDPSVDLQTVIRTSPNSLVAFVNARCTPNGSSSYGHLSVSAMSPSLGYSSNINCQSRPQGSMYGVGGGTPHTPGPCQASRLPAHNPRLHPPPKHGQLKTEPGLGMVMDGMNVKTLEERSEGDVASPSSTGTQDPLLCLLDGRDDLDKEDGKPEPEVVYETNCHWESCNKEFDTQDQLVHHINNEHIHGEKKEFVCHWQECSREQRPFKAQYMLVVHMRRHTGEKPHKCTFEGCNKAYSRLENLKTHLRSHTGEKPYVCEHEGCNKAFSNASDRAKHQNRTHSNEKPYVCKIPGCTKRYTDPSSLRKHVKTVHGPEAHITKKHRGDTGPRPPGSAMTPGGSGTELVLEKEEKRREDCKLMAPDAALKSQPSPGGQSSCSSERSPLGSTNNNDSGVEMNVNAAGSLEDLTALEDGGTAGGGRGEPGSMAATIGMSAQALKRLENLKIDKLKQIRRPTPPSRCLPNKLPALPCSGDSMGMCTSSPLLSNRRVMELSNHELGGGASIGANANDRRGSGTSSLSSAYTVSRRSSMVSPYLSSRRSSDVSQMGTAAGGGCHLLGQDQSIGDPLSPETGRRGAPCPGGGALPGLSNLTPAQQYSLKAKYAAATGGPPPTPLPGMDQPATPGRRAGVLAEYQGQPLRPFLHQGPPRRHSANTEYGTGVIYPHQAPGNTNRRSSDPVRSAAADPLALPKRFNSLNNVSMMGRRNALQHQDHRGTSIARHMYSPRPPSISENVMMESMSMEPQLPPLDVRDRSMIVPPGEGGFMGYQQQPTLGGGGGLLTNHLSPSHDSLGCPEQTYMKGHYQNQGGEVTPRMSGNPMGQARPVHPDGMSNTLLQQAEYSMSNCQLSPSGHQYPTLGQGGEGGTNQWRDGRNQVQSSLQNQRSLSYTEANMQPQQTQVHFNNQTGLYKNPVGVHKLSIKPEQQFHPGMGSADACQSAKLQQQQQQQQQQQQQQRLLLQQAQAQGYAPQTAGRAMVRNTNSMSCDFQGQNQNFSSGGGLTLGCAGTALSEGQRSETPMMQVKEMMVRNYVQSQQALMWEQQQEQQQHSPIKPPPLSDNMDLASQASMIQNSPQHQNQNMYSNQSYASYPNQNLVMSPATHSRGSGEQQVMALQGSCYNQEMVVPRPPPQGRKPLSRQNSLTQVGGGYTVSPQHNSPAHSTSSQRRAVRLPPVQHPQQPRHEMFAPSNNNVYYSGQVHMDMEKHMDTQNGHCLPQQHGMGANVDPTAGTKSAPMAPYSESGPVPNALENLDLDNARIDFTSIIDDAEPSSFSPINHPIQGQPGSSSQTSSRLTTPQTSVTLSNMAVGDMTSMLTSLAGENKYLNTLS from the exons ATGCCAGTGGACATGCAACCGCACCAGGGGCTGTATCACTATGACACCTCCCCCGGACAGCCCTCCAGAGG CTTACTGCCCTCAGACCAGTCTCCGTACAGCGACGTCCCCTCGTTGCGAGGCCCGCTCATCAACAGCCCTCCCCAGGACTGCAGAGCCATGTACAATCCTATGACTCCTGGTATGGGTCACGGGCCGGGCCCGGGATCTGCGCAGAGCATCGGCCATTGCTTGGATCAATACATGAGGCCCCCACAGGCTCCGCCCCCTCTCAGTATGATGAGCCACAGGAGCATGGCATCCACGGAAG GCAACAGCGCCCCCTACTGTAACCAGAACAACATGATGTCCTCCCATCACAACTTCTGCCAGTCGGCCTCAGATCAGATTGGCTCAGGTGACG GCTCCAGGTTCTCCACGCCACGCTCCATGCTTAAGCTGAGTAAGAAGCGAGCGCTGTCCATCTCGCCACTGTCCGATCCAAGCGTGGACCTGCAGACAGTCATCCGAACTTCACCTAACTCCCTTGTGGCCTTCGTTAACGCTCGTTGCACGCCCAACGGGTCCAGCTCGTATGGCCATCTGTCTGTCAGTGCCATGAG TCCATCTCTGGGCTATTCCAGCAATATTAATTGCCAATCCAGGCCTCAGGGCTCCATGTACGGAGTAGGCGGGGGCACACCTCACACACCGGGCCCATGCCAGGCTTCCCGACTGCCCGCCCATAACCCTCGTCTCCATCCTCCACCCAAACACGGACAA CTGAAGACAGAGCCAGGCTTGGGAATGGTGATGGATGGCATGAACGTGAAGACCCTGGAGGAGAGGTCTGAGGGAGATGTGGCCAGCCCTTCTTCCACCGGTACTCAG GACCCCCTCTTGTGTCTCCTGGACGGACGAGACGACCTAGACAAGGAGGATGGCAAGCCCGAACCGGAAGTGGTCTATGAAACCAACTGCCACTGGGAGAGCTGCAAcaaggagtttgacacccaggACCAACTTGTTCAC CACATCAACAACGAGCACATCCACGGCGAAAAGAAAGAGTTTGTGTGCCACTGGCAGGAGTGTTCTCGCGAGCAGCGGCCCTTCAAGGCCCAGTACATGTTGGTGGTCCACATGCGCAGGCACACGGGGGAGAAGCCACACAAGTGCACT TTCGAAGGCTGCAACAAGGCCTACTCCCGCCTGGAGAACCTCAAAACGCACCTGCGCTCTCACACCGGGGAGAAACCCTACGTGTGCGAACACGAGGGCTGCAACAAGGCCTTCTCCAACGCCTCCGACCGGGCTAAGCACCAGAACCGAACGCACTCCAATGAG AAACCCTACGTTTGTAAGATTCCCGGCTGCACTAAGCGGTACACGGACCCGAGCTCGCTACGTAAACACGTGAAGACGGTGCACGGCCCTGAGGCCCACATCACTAAGAAGCACCGAGGCGACACAGGTCCTCGGCCGCCCGGCTCAGCCATGACCCCTGGAGGTTCGGGCACCGAATTGGTGCTGGAAAAGGAGGAGAAACGGCGCGAGGACTGCAAATTGATGGCTCCAGATGCCGCTCTG AAATCCCAACCAAGCCCTGGCGGCCAATCATCTTGTAGCAGCGAGCGTTCCCCGCTGGGCAGCACTAACAACAACGACAGTGGTGTGGAGATGAACGTGAACGCGGCGGGCAGCCTGGAAGACCTCACGGCCCTGGAAGACGGCGGAACGGCCGGGGGAGGAAGAGGCGAACCAGGGAGCATGGCAGCCACGATAGGAATGTCGGCACAGGCTCTCAAGAGGCTGGAGAACCTCAAGATCGACAAGCTGAAGCAAATCCGCCGACCGACACCCCCTAGCCGTTGTCTTCCTAACAAGCTACCTGCACTTCCTT GTTCTGGAGATTCTATGGGGATGTGCACCTCATCTCCCCTCCTTTCAAATCGGCGTGTCATGGAGCTATCTAATCATGAGCTCGGAGGCGGGGCTTCTATCGGCGCCAATGCCAACGATCGGAGAGGAAGCGGGACGAGCAGTCTGAGCTCCGCCTACACCGTCAGCCGTCGCTCTTCCATGGTGTCGCCCTATTTGTCCAGCCGCCGCTCCAGCGACGTCTCTCAGATGGGCACGGCAGCCGGGGGCGGATGCCACCTCCTTGGCCAAGATCAGAGCATCGGGGATCCCCTCTCCCCTGAGACCGGTCGTAGAGGCGCCCCCTGTCCAGGAGGTGGCGCTCTGCCGGGTCTTTCCAATCTGACACCGGCCCAGCAGTACAGTCTGAAGGCCAAGTATGCCGCAGCCACTGGTGGCCCACCACCGACTCCCTTACCCGGGATGGATCAGCCAGCCACTCCCGGCAGAAGAGCGGGTGTTTTGGCCGAGTACCAGGGGCAGCCTCTGCGTCCTTTCCTTCACCAAGGTCCTCCACGTCGACACAGCGCCAACACAGAGTACGGCACGGGTGTGATCTACCCTCACCAGGCTCCGGGTAACACCAACAGGAGGTCTAGTGATCCGGTAAGATCGGCCGCAGCGGACCCGCTAGCCCTCCCGAAGCGGTTCAACAGTCTCAACAATGTATCCATGATGGGCCGAAGGAATGCATTGCAACACCAGGACCACCGCGGCACCAGCATCGCCCGCCACATGTATTCCCCTCGGCCCCCGAGCATCTCGGAGAACGTCATGATGGAGTCCATGAGCATGGAGCCCCAGCTACCCCCTTTGGATGTCAGAGACCGTTCCATGATTGTTCCACCCGGTGAGGGGGGCTTTATGGGATACCAGCAGCAGCCGACActtggaggaggtggaggactGCTTACAAATCACTTGTCTCCAAGCCATGACTCCCTGGGCTGCCCCGAGCAAACTTACATGAAGGGACATTACCAGAACCAAGGAGGGGAAGTCACTCCAAGGATGAGTGGGAATCCCATGGGTCAAGCAAGGCCCGTTCACCCGGATGGAATGTCCAATACACTTCTTCAACAGGCCGAGTACAGCATGAGCAACTGTCAACTAAGTCCGTCAGGCCACCAATATCCGACTTTGGGGCAGGGGGGTGAGGGCGGAACCAATCAATGGCGCGACGGACGCAATCAAGTTCAAAGCTCTCTCCAGAACCAGCGCAGTTTGTCATATACAGAAGCAAATATGCAGCCTCAACAGACACAAGTTCACTTCAACAATCAGACGGGCCTTTACAAAAATCCAGTGGGGGTGCATAAACTCAGCATCAAGCCTGAGCAGCAGTTCCACCCCGGCATGGGGAGCGCCGATGCCTGTCAAAGTGCTAAgcttcagcagcagcagcaacagcagcagcagcagcagcagcagcagcgactCCTCCTCCAGCAGGCCCAAGCTCAAGGCTATGCTCCACAGACTGCTGGCCGAGCTATGGTGAGGAACACAAACAGCATGAGCTGTGACTTTCAAGGACAGAACCAGAACTTCTCCAGTGGTGGGGGGTTGACTTTGGGATGCGCTGGAACCGCTCTTTCGGAAGGCCAGAGGTCCGAAACCCCCATGATGCAAGTCAAGGAGATGATGGTGAGAAACTATGTGCAGTCCCAGCAAGCGCTCATGTGGGAGCAGCAACAagaacagcagcagcacagtCCAATAAAACCACCTCCACTTTCTGACAACATGGATCTGGCCAGCCAGGCGTCAATGATACAAAACAGTCCTCAGCACCAAAACCAGAACATGTACTCCAACCAGTCATACGCTTCCTACCCCAACCAGAACCTCGTCATGAGCCCTGCGACGCACAGCCGTGGTTCCGGTGAGCAACAGGTGATGGCTCTCCAGGGCTCTTGCTACAATCAGGAGATGGTGGTCCCAAGGCCACCTCCTCAAGGACGGAAACCTCTGAGTCGCCAGAACAGCTTGACACAAGTGGGAGGAGGCTACACGGTGAGTCCGCAACACAACAGCCCGGCGCACTCCACGTCCAGCCAGCGAAGAGCCGTCCGGCTGCCTCCGGTCCAGCACCCGCAGCAACCACGGCATGAAATGTTCGCCCCTTCCAATAATAATGTTTACTACTCAGGCCAAGTCCATATGGACATGGAGAAACACATGGATACCCAAAATGGACATTGTCTACCCCAACAACACGGCATGGGAGCCAACGTAGACCCGACAGCTGGTACAAAATCCGCTCCCATGGCACCCTATTCTGAGTCCGGCCCAGTTCCTAATGCCTTGGAAAACCTGGACCTGGACAACGCTCGCATAGACTTCACCTCCATTATTGATGATGCAGAGCCGTCTTCCTTCAGTCCAATCAACCATCCCATTCAAGGTCAGCCGGGGTCATCCTCGCAGACATCCTCACGCCTCACCACCCCGCAGACCTCCGTCACCTTGTCCAACATGGCGGTGGGTGACATGACATCCATGCTCACCTCGTTGGCAGGGGAGAATAAGTACCTAAACACTTTATCATAA
- the gli1 gene encoding zinc finger protein GLI1 isoform X3, translating into MPVDMQPHQGLYHYDTSPGQPSRGLLPSDQSPYSDVPSLRGPLINSPPQDCRAMYNPMTPGMGHGPGPGSAQSIGHCLDQYMRPPQAPPPLSMMSHRSMASTEGNSAPYCNQNNMMSSHHNFCQSASDQIGSGSRFSTPRSMLKLSKKRALSISPLSDPSVDLQTVIRTSPNSLVAFVNARCTPNGSSSYGHLSVSAMSPSLGYSSNINCQSRPQGSMYGVGGGTPHTPGPCQASRLPAHNPRLHPPPKHGQLKTEPGLGMVMDGMNVKTLEERSEGDVASPSSTGTQDPLLCLLDGRDDLDKEDGKPEPEVVYETNCHWESCNKEFDTQDQLVHHINNEHIHGEKKEFVCHWQECSREQRPFKAQYMLVVHMRRHTGEKPHKCTFEGCNKAYSRLENLKTHLRSHTGEKPYVCEHEGCNKAFSNASDRAKHQNRTHSNEKPYVCKIPGCTKRYTDPSSLRKHVKTVHGPEAHITKKHRGDTGPRPPGSAMTPGGSGTELVLEKEEKRREDCKLMAPDAALKSQPSPGGQSSCSSERSPLGSTNNNDSGVEMNVNAAGSLEDLTALEDGGTAGGGRGEPGSMAATIGMSAQALKRLENLKIDKLKQIRRPTPPSRCLPNKLPALPCSGDSMGMCTSSPLLSNRRVMELSNHELGGGASIGANANDRRGSGTSSLSSAYTVSRRSSMVSPYLSSRRSSDVSQMGTAAGGGCHLLGQDQSIGDPLSPETGRRGAPCPGGGALPGLSNLTPAQQYSLKAKYAAATGGPPPTPLPGMDQPATPGRRAGVLAEYQGQPLRPFLHQGPPRRHSANTEYGTGVIYPHQAPGNTNRRSSDPVRSAAADPLALPKRFNSLNNVSMMGRRNALQHQDHRGTSIARHMYSPRPPSISENVMMESMSMEPQLPPLDVRDRSMIVPPGEGGFMGYQQQPTLGGGGGLLTNHLSPSHDSLGCPEQTYMKGHYQNQGGEVTPRMSGNPMGQARPVHPDGMSNTLLQQAEYSMSNCQLSPSGHQYPTLGQGGEGGTNQWRDGRNQVQSSLQNQRSLSYTEANMQPQQTQVHFNNQTGLYKNPVGVHKLSIKPEQQFHPGMGSADACQSAKLQQQQQQQQQQQQQQRLLLQQAQAQGYAPQTAGRAMVRNTNSMSCDFQGQNQNFSSGGGLTLGCAGTALSEGQRSETPMMQVKEMMVRNYVQSQQALMWEQQQEQQQHSPIKPPPLSDNMDLASQASMIQNSPQHQNQNMYSNQSYASYPNQNLVMSPATHSRGSGEQQVMALQGSCYNQEMVVPRPPPQGRKPLSRQNSLTQVGGGYTVSPQHNSPAHSTSSQRRAVRLPPVQHPQQPRHEMFAPSNNNVYYSGQVHMDMEKHMDTQNGHCLPQQHGMGANVDPTAGTKSAPMAPYSESGPVPNALENLDLDNARIDFTSIIDDAEPSSFSPINHPIQGQPGSSSQTSSRLTTPQTSVTLSNMAVGDMTSMLTSLAGENKYLNTLS; encoded by the exons ATGCCAGTGGACATGCAACCGCACCAGGGGCTGTATCACTATGACACCTCCCCCGGACAGCCCTCCAGAGG CTTACTGCCCTCAGACCAGTCTCCGTACAGCGACGTCCCCTCGTTGCGAGGCCCGCTCATCAACAGCCCTCCCCAGGACTGCAGAGCCATGTACAATCCTATGACTCCTGGTATGGGTCACGGGCCGGGCCCGGGATCTGCGCAGAGCATCGGCCATTGCTTGGATCAATACATGAGGCCCCCACAGGCTCCGCCCCCTCTCAGTATGATGAGCCACAGGAGCATGGCATCCACGGAAG GCAACAGCGCCCCCTACTGTAACCAGAACAACATGATGTCCTCCCATCACAACTTCTGCCAGTCGGCCTCAGATCAGATTGGCTCAG GCTCCAGGTTCTCCACGCCACGCTCCATGCTTAAGCTGAGTAAGAAGCGAGCGCTGTCCATCTCGCCACTGTCCGATCCAAGCGTGGACCTGCAGACAGTCATCCGAACTTCACCTAACTCCCTTGTGGCCTTCGTTAACGCTCGTTGCACGCCCAACGGGTCCAGCTCGTATGGCCATCTGTCTGTCAGTGCCATGAG TCCATCTCTGGGCTATTCCAGCAATATTAATTGCCAATCCAGGCCTCAGGGCTCCATGTACGGAGTAGGCGGGGGCACACCTCACACACCGGGCCCATGCCAGGCTTCCCGACTGCCCGCCCATAACCCTCGTCTCCATCCTCCACCCAAACACGGACAA CTGAAGACAGAGCCAGGCTTGGGAATGGTGATGGATGGCATGAACGTGAAGACCCTGGAGGAGAGGTCTGAGGGAGATGTGGCCAGCCCTTCTTCCACCGGTACTCAG GACCCCCTCTTGTGTCTCCTGGACGGACGAGACGACCTAGACAAGGAGGATGGCAAGCCCGAACCGGAAGTGGTCTATGAAACCAACTGCCACTGGGAGAGCTGCAAcaaggagtttgacacccaggACCAACTTGTTCAC CACATCAACAACGAGCACATCCACGGCGAAAAGAAAGAGTTTGTGTGCCACTGGCAGGAGTGTTCTCGCGAGCAGCGGCCCTTCAAGGCCCAGTACATGTTGGTGGTCCACATGCGCAGGCACACGGGGGAGAAGCCACACAAGTGCACT TTCGAAGGCTGCAACAAGGCCTACTCCCGCCTGGAGAACCTCAAAACGCACCTGCGCTCTCACACCGGGGAGAAACCCTACGTGTGCGAACACGAGGGCTGCAACAAGGCCTTCTCCAACGCCTCCGACCGGGCTAAGCACCAGAACCGAACGCACTCCAATGAG AAACCCTACGTTTGTAAGATTCCCGGCTGCACTAAGCGGTACACGGACCCGAGCTCGCTACGTAAACACGTGAAGACGGTGCACGGCCCTGAGGCCCACATCACTAAGAAGCACCGAGGCGACACAGGTCCTCGGCCGCCCGGCTCAGCCATGACCCCTGGAGGTTCGGGCACCGAATTGGTGCTGGAAAAGGAGGAGAAACGGCGCGAGGACTGCAAATTGATGGCTCCAGATGCCGCTCTG AAATCCCAACCAAGCCCTGGCGGCCAATCATCTTGTAGCAGCGAGCGTTCCCCGCTGGGCAGCACTAACAACAACGACAGTGGTGTGGAGATGAACGTGAACGCGGCGGGCAGCCTGGAAGACCTCACGGCCCTGGAAGACGGCGGAACGGCCGGGGGAGGAAGAGGCGAACCAGGGAGCATGGCAGCCACGATAGGAATGTCGGCACAGGCTCTCAAGAGGCTGGAGAACCTCAAGATCGACAAGCTGAAGCAAATCCGCCGACCGACACCCCCTAGCCGTTGTCTTCCTAACAAGCTACCTGCACTTCCTT GTTCTGGAGATTCTATGGGGATGTGCACCTCATCTCCCCTCCTTTCAAATCGGCGTGTCATGGAGCTATCTAATCATGAGCTCGGAGGCGGGGCTTCTATCGGCGCCAATGCCAACGATCGGAGAGGAAGCGGGACGAGCAGTCTGAGCTCCGCCTACACCGTCAGCCGTCGCTCTTCCATGGTGTCGCCCTATTTGTCCAGCCGCCGCTCCAGCGACGTCTCTCAGATGGGCACGGCAGCCGGGGGCGGATGCCACCTCCTTGGCCAAGATCAGAGCATCGGGGATCCCCTCTCCCCTGAGACCGGTCGTAGAGGCGCCCCCTGTCCAGGAGGTGGCGCTCTGCCGGGTCTTTCCAATCTGACACCGGCCCAGCAGTACAGTCTGAAGGCCAAGTATGCCGCAGCCACTGGTGGCCCACCACCGACTCCCTTACCCGGGATGGATCAGCCAGCCACTCCCGGCAGAAGAGCGGGTGTTTTGGCCGAGTACCAGGGGCAGCCTCTGCGTCCTTTCCTTCACCAAGGTCCTCCACGTCGACACAGCGCCAACACAGAGTACGGCACGGGTGTGATCTACCCTCACCAGGCTCCGGGTAACACCAACAGGAGGTCTAGTGATCCGGTAAGATCGGCCGCAGCGGACCCGCTAGCCCTCCCGAAGCGGTTCAACAGTCTCAACAATGTATCCATGATGGGCCGAAGGAATGCATTGCAACACCAGGACCACCGCGGCACCAGCATCGCCCGCCACATGTATTCCCCTCGGCCCCCGAGCATCTCGGAGAACGTCATGATGGAGTCCATGAGCATGGAGCCCCAGCTACCCCCTTTGGATGTCAGAGACCGTTCCATGATTGTTCCACCCGGTGAGGGGGGCTTTATGGGATACCAGCAGCAGCCGACActtggaggaggtggaggactGCTTACAAATCACTTGTCTCCAAGCCATGACTCCCTGGGCTGCCCCGAGCAAACTTACATGAAGGGACATTACCAGAACCAAGGAGGGGAAGTCACTCCAAGGATGAGTGGGAATCCCATGGGTCAAGCAAGGCCCGTTCACCCGGATGGAATGTCCAATACACTTCTTCAACAGGCCGAGTACAGCATGAGCAACTGTCAACTAAGTCCGTCAGGCCACCAATATCCGACTTTGGGGCAGGGGGGTGAGGGCGGAACCAATCAATGGCGCGACGGACGCAATCAAGTTCAAAGCTCTCTCCAGAACCAGCGCAGTTTGTCATATACAGAAGCAAATATGCAGCCTCAACAGACACAAGTTCACTTCAACAATCAGACGGGCCTTTACAAAAATCCAGTGGGGGTGCATAAACTCAGCATCAAGCCTGAGCAGCAGTTCCACCCCGGCATGGGGAGCGCCGATGCCTGTCAAAGTGCTAAgcttcagcagcagcagcaacagcagcagcagcagcagcagcagcagcgactCCTCCTCCAGCAGGCCCAAGCTCAAGGCTATGCTCCACAGACTGCTGGCCGAGCTATGGTGAGGAACACAAACAGCATGAGCTGTGACTTTCAAGGACAGAACCAGAACTTCTCCAGTGGTGGGGGGTTGACTTTGGGATGCGCTGGAACCGCTCTTTCGGAAGGCCAGAGGTCCGAAACCCCCATGATGCAAGTCAAGGAGATGATGGTGAGAAACTATGTGCAGTCCCAGCAAGCGCTCATGTGGGAGCAGCAACAagaacagcagcagcacagtCCAATAAAACCACCTCCACTTTCTGACAACATGGATCTGGCCAGCCAGGCGTCAATGATACAAAACAGTCCTCAGCACCAAAACCAGAACATGTACTCCAACCAGTCATACGCTTCCTACCCCAACCAGAACCTCGTCATGAGCCCTGCGACGCACAGCCGTGGTTCCGGTGAGCAACAGGTGATGGCTCTCCAGGGCTCTTGCTACAATCAGGAGATGGTGGTCCCAAGGCCACCTCCTCAAGGACGGAAACCTCTGAGTCGCCAGAACAGCTTGACACAAGTGGGAGGAGGCTACACGGTGAGTCCGCAACACAACAGCCCGGCGCACTCCACGTCCAGCCAGCGAAGAGCCGTCCGGCTGCCTCCGGTCCAGCACCCGCAGCAACCACGGCATGAAATGTTCGCCCCTTCCAATAATAATGTTTACTACTCAGGCCAAGTCCATATGGACATGGAGAAACACATGGATACCCAAAATGGACATTGTCTACCCCAACAACACGGCATGGGAGCCAACGTAGACCCGACAGCTGGTACAAAATCCGCTCCCATGGCACCCTATTCTGAGTCCGGCCCAGTTCCTAATGCCTTGGAAAACCTGGACCTGGACAACGCTCGCATAGACTTCACCTCCATTATTGATGATGCAGAGCCGTCTTCCTTCAGTCCAATCAACCATCCCATTCAAGGTCAGCCGGGGTCATCCTCGCAGACATCCTCACGCCTCACCACCCCGCAGACCTCCGTCACCTTGTCCAACATGGCGGTGGGTGACATGACATCCATGCTCACCTCGTTGGCAGGGGAGAATAAGTACCTAAACACTTTATCATAA